One Sphingopyxis macrogoltabida genomic region harbors:
- the flhA gene encoding flagellar biosynthesis protein FlhA, which yields MTPGLNLRNAGRFAGAAALPAGMLILVALMVIPVSPLILDISFVANIMISLLILMVALQASKPLDFSAFPTVLLLATLFRLALNVASTRVVLVHGHEGTASAGHVIEAFGQVLIGGDYVVGLFVFVVLMIINLVVITKGAGRVSEVSARFTLDALPGKQMAIDADLNAGLLTPDEAKARRQEVATEADFYGSMDGASKFVKGDAVAGLLILFVNIVGGLILGIFSHGLSFSEAGSTYVTLAIGDALVAQIPALLLSIAAAAIVTRVNSPLDLSGQIGSQFASPTIWMAVSGILFILGVVPAMPQMLILPASAIAGVIGWQLRRAAADQAAAPEPAAPAADPHHIDWADVSDASACQLEIGYALVALVDDRKGAPLMTRITGIRRQLSKELGFVVPPVKVSDDLSLPGNVYRISVAGVIVGEDEVFPNEMLALDSGDLVAKVTGRPCKDPTFGLDALWIPKAAQNDAIAAGYTVVDPATVVATHLNNSIIASAAELFGIDDAQALIDNLKLHYPQLAQNLSPQGYALPRVAALCKALLIERVPLRDFRKIAEAMVALAAQQLGDGDLIEAVRQRIGALIVQTIVPGRMPLPVVTFSPEIEVLLNQAVRANPGAEWPFEHGMAMKIVEQIGQAVEPLLLSTRSFALVASPICRPALSRLVRATFPDVAVISYLEIPANKQTEIVATIGAEVPRLGAAEDAQTKDEYHEN from the coding sequence ATGACGCCGGGCCTGAACCTGCGCAACGCCGGCCGCTTCGCCGGTGCCGCCGCGCTGCCGGCGGGGATGCTGATCCTCGTCGCGCTGATGGTGATCCCGGTTTCGCCGCTGATCCTCGACATCAGCTTCGTCGCCAACATCATGATCAGCCTGCTGATCCTGATGGTCGCGCTGCAGGCGTCGAAACCGCTCGATTTCTCGGCCTTCCCGACCGTCCTGCTGCTCGCGACCCTGTTCCGCCTCGCGCTCAACGTCGCCTCGACGCGCGTCGTGCTCGTCCACGGGCACGAAGGCACCGCATCGGCGGGCCATGTCATCGAGGCGTTCGGCCAAGTGCTGATCGGCGGCGACTATGTCGTCGGCCTGTTCGTCTTCGTCGTGTTGATGATCATCAACCTCGTCGTCATCACCAAGGGCGCCGGACGCGTCTCCGAAGTGTCGGCGCGCTTCACCCTCGACGCCTTGCCCGGCAAGCAGATGGCGATCGACGCCGACCTCAACGCCGGCCTGCTCACCCCCGACGAAGCCAAGGCCCGCCGTCAGGAAGTCGCGACCGAAGCCGATTTCTACGGCTCGATGGACGGTGCCTCGAAGTTCGTGAAGGGCGACGCGGTCGCCGGCCTGCTGATCCTGTTCGTCAACATCGTCGGCGGCCTGATCCTCGGCATCTTCAGCCATGGCCTCAGCTTCTCCGAAGCCGGCAGCACCTATGTCACACTGGCGATCGGCGACGCGCTCGTCGCGCAGATCCCGGCGCTGCTGCTCTCGATCGCCGCCGCCGCCATCGTCACCCGCGTCAATTCGCCGCTCGACCTTTCGGGCCAGATCGGCAGCCAGTTCGCGTCGCCGACGATCTGGATGGCAGTCAGCGGCATATTGTTCATCCTCGGCGTGGTCCCGGCGATGCCGCAGATGCTGATCCTGCCCGCCAGCGCGATCGCCGGCGTCATCGGCTGGCAATTGCGGCGTGCCGCCGCCGATCAGGCCGCGGCGCCCGAACCCGCGGCGCCCGCTGCCGACCCGCATCATATCGACTGGGCCGACGTCAGCGACGCCAGCGCCTGCCAGCTCGAAATCGGCTATGCGCTCGTCGCGCTGGTCGACGACCGCAAGGGTGCGCCGCTGATGACGCGGATCACCGGCATCCGCCGCCAATTGTCGAAGGAACTCGGCTTCGTGGTCCCGCCGGTCAAGGTCAGCGACGACCTGTCGCTGCCCGGCAACGTCTATCGCATCTCGGTCGCCGGGGTGATCGTCGGCGAGGATGAGGTTTTCCCGAACGAGATGCTCGCCCTCGATTCGGGCGATCTGGTCGCCAAGGTGACCGGACGCCCGTGCAAGGATCCGACCTTCGGGCTCGACGCGCTGTGGATCCCGAAGGCGGCACAGAATGATGCGATCGCGGCGGGCTATACCGTCGTCGATCCGGCCACCGTGGTCGCGACGCACCTCAACAACAGCATCATCGCTTCGGCCGCCGAACTGTTCGGCATCGACGACGCGCAGGCGCTGATCGACAATCTGAAGCTCCACTATCCACAGCTCGCCCAGAATCTGAGCCCGCAGGGCTATGCGCTGCCGCGCGTCGCGGCGCTGTGCAAGGCGCTGCTGATCGAGCGCGTGCCCTTGCGCGATTTCCGCAAGATCGCGGAGGCGATGGTCGCACTGGCGGCGCAGCAGCTCGGCGACGGCGACCTGATCGAGGCGGTGCGCCAGCGCATCGGCGCCCTGATCGTCCAGACGATCGTGCCGGGCCGCATGCCGCTCCCCGTCGTCACCTTCAGCCCCGAGATCGAGGTGCTGCTTAATCAGGCGGTGCGCGCCAATCCCGGCGCCGAATGGCCGTTCGAGCATGGCATGGCGATGAAGATCGTCGAGCAGATCGGACAAGCGGTCGAACCGCTGCTGCTGTCGACGCGCAGCTTCGCGCTGGTCGCCTCGCCGATCTGCCGCCCGGCGCTGTCGCGGCTGGTCCGCGCGACCTTCCCCGACGTCGCCGTCATTTCCTACCTGGAGATCCCGGCGAACAAGCAGACCGAAATCGTCGCCACCATCGGCGCGGAAGTTCCGCGCCTCGGCGCCGCCGAAGACGCCCAGACCAAGGACGAATATCATGAGAATTGA
- a CDS encoding MarR family winged helix-turn-helix transcriptional regulator, translating to MERPGGSRYMQQFSNEEIAELKSRIDQIHDLLTTRGGDEQAVMAIPVSLTRSEAPKAVLVDQVAFNIQMRRLRKSHFGEAQLSGPVWDMMLDLMLADTNGRELSASDLAAGAGVPLSSGLRMIASLEAQGLVRRFIDQHDRRRSLVELTDKGSERMESYFEKIGSAWESRQIAA from the coding sequence ATGGAACGCCCCGGGGGGTCCCGTTACATGCAGCAATTTTCGAACGAAGAAATTGCCGAACTCAAGTCGCGTATCGATCAAATCCACGACCTGCTGACGACCCGGGGGGGCGATGAGCAGGCGGTCATGGCGATCCCCGTTTCGCTGACGCGAAGCGAGGCGCCGAAAGCGGTGCTGGTCGACCAGGTGGCGTTCAACATCCAGATGCGCCGGCTGCGCAAGAGCCATTTCGGTGAGGCCCAGCTGTCGGGTCCGGTGTGGGACATGATGCTCGACCTGATGCTGGCCGATACCAACGGCCGCGAACTGAGCGCGAGCGATCTTGCGGCGGGGGCGGGGGTGCCGCTGTCGTCGGGCCTGCGCATGATCGCCTCGCTCGAGGCGCAGGGGCTGGTCCGGCGCTTCATCGACCAGCACGACCGCCGCCGTTCGCTAGTCGAACTCACCGACAAGGGCAGCGAGCGGATGGAAAGCTATTTCGAAAAGATCGGCAGCGCCTGGGAGAGTCGCCAGATCGCTGCCTGA
- a CDS encoding transglycosylase SLT domain-containing protein — protein MNAINTPQSPRIAAPVIDAVQSASARTGIDFDYLFDVARVESGFNPTAKAPTSSARGLYQFTKQTWLATLQRHGAEHGLGWAANAIGRDASGRLSVTDPALRQQIFDLRDDPAAASSMAAELTSDNRDYLESRIGRSAEPVDLYLAHFLGSGGAAKFLAAWEANPDLPGATMMPDAAAANRSIFYASDGSMRSLGEIRERFRLKLEDGSAPATLPGGGSGLAPGWRMQMASSSGAPAGRPPLPMMDIQPMPRKLSMGFAAQAYQRLASLGGTA, from the coding sequence ATGAATGCGATCAATACCCCTCAAAGCCCGCGCATCGCCGCACCCGTCATCGACGCGGTGCAGAGCGCATCGGCGCGGACGGGGATCGACTTCGACTATCTGTTCGACGTCGCGCGCGTCGAAAGCGGCTTCAATCCGACCGCCAAGGCACCGACCTCGTCGGCGCGCGGGCTGTACCAGTTCACCAAACAGACCTGGCTCGCCACCCTGCAGCGCCATGGCGCCGAGCACGGCCTCGGCTGGGCGGCGAACGCGATCGGACGCGACGCGTCGGGGCGCTTGTCGGTGACCGACCCCGCGCTGCGCCAGCAGATCTTCGACCTGCGCGACGATCCCGCCGCGGCGTCGAGCATGGCCGCCGAGCTGACCTCGGACAACCGCGACTATCTGGAAAGCCGCATCGGCCGCAGCGCCGAGCCGGTCGACCTTTATCTCGCCCATTTCCTCGGTAGCGGCGGCGCCGCCAAATTCCTCGCGGCGTGGGAAGCCAACCCCGACCTGCCGGGCGCAACGATGATGCCCGACGCGGCCGCCGCCAACCGCTCGATCTTCTATGCCTCCGACGGCAGCATGCGCAGCCTCGGCGAAATCCGCGAACGCTTCCGCCTCAAGCTCGAAGACGGCAGCGCGCCGGCGACGCTGCCCGGCGGCGGTTCCGGCCTCGCGCCCGGATGGCGCATGCAGATGGCAAGCAGCAGCGGCGCCCCCGCCGGGCGGCCGCCGCTTCCGATGATGGATATTCAGCCGATGCCCAGGAAACTCTCGATGGGCTTCGCCGCCCAAGCCTATCAGCGGCTCGCGTCGCTCGGAGGCACGGCATGA
- a CDS encoding response regulator transcription factor, whose translation MQGDPDNYISLLSAAQIETLRHVFEHKNSKEIARLMGVSPHTVDERVRRSLKKLNVSNRIEAARILARNGVFDHVTTYQPLTYQLIDLGASPPADDGDAGRSATRRVLDIGSPFPTASQPSNRHGLMERIIWPILIAFATILAFSALYSILVGLGRVMT comes from the coding sequence GTGCAAGGTGACCCGGACAATTACATCAGTCTCCTTTCGGCCGCGCAAATCGAGACGTTGCGGCACGTTTTTGAGCACAAAAATTCCAAGGAAATCGCGCGGCTGATGGGGGTGTCGCCGCATACGGTCGACGAACGGGTGCGAAGATCGCTAAAAAAACTTAACGTTTCCAACAGGATAGAAGCTGCGCGTATCCTCGCCCGTAACGGTGTCTTCGACCATGTTACTACTTATCAGCCTTTGACATATCAACTGATCGACCTAGGCGCCTCTCCGCCCGCCGACGATGGCGATGCGGGGCGTAGTGCGACGAGGCGGGTTCTAGATATAGGTTCGCCATTTCCTACCGCGTCCCAGCCGTCCAACCGGCACGGGTTGATGGAAAGGATAATCTGGCCGATCCTGATCGCCTTCGCGACCATTTTGGCCTTTTCCGCCCTCTATTCGATCCTTGTCGGACTGGGTCGTGTCATGACCTGA
- a CDS encoding glycoside hydrolase family 88/105 protein, protein MPLRLLAPLVMISAPAAAAPAEPVMPKPAAILAETRRVADWQLAHRAAWDRMPAARPSVRNPRDWQQATFWVALTELAERDARYRDPVVELGRAEHWQLGKLPFHADDQLIAQAWEWAARNGGGAEALVPARAYFDNVLTNRRTNDLAFVPTEPGGGYSLCTERWCWCDALFMAPPTMLRIGRATADPRYADFVHAEWKATTDYLFDPAEDLYFRDSRFFDQRDAKGRKLFWSRGNGWVMGGLVRVLQMLDDDDPQRPYYEGLFREMAAKLVTLQKADGYWPASLLDSDPGTPPESSGTAFFTYAFAWGVDNGLLDRRVYQPAAIRGWHALGRAIQSDGMLGWVQQVGDRPDSVSAEETQFYGTGAFILAGTALYDLAQARAAR, encoded by the coding sequence ATGCCGCTGCGCCTGCTTGCCCCGCTCGTGATGATCAGCGCCCCCGCGGCGGCGGCCCCGGCCGAGCCCGTCATGCCGAAACCCGCCGCGATCCTCGCCGAGACGCGCCGCGTCGCCGACTGGCAGCTCGCACACCGCGCGGCGTGGGACAGGATGCCCGCGGCGCGGCCGAGCGTGCGCAATCCGCGCGACTGGCAACAGGCGACCTTCTGGGTTGCGCTCACCGAGCTCGCCGAACGCGATGCCCGGTACCGCGATCCGGTCGTCGAACTGGGCCGCGCCGAGCATTGGCAGCTCGGCAAGCTTCCTTTCCATGCCGACGACCAGTTGATCGCGCAGGCATGGGAATGGGCGGCGCGGAACGGCGGCGGCGCCGAAGCGCTTGTCCCCGCGCGCGCCTATTTCGACAATGTGCTGACGAACCGCCGCACGAACGATCTCGCCTTCGTGCCCACCGAACCCGGCGGCGGCTATTCGCTGTGCACCGAACGCTGGTGCTGGTGCGACGCACTGTTCATGGCGCCGCCGACGATGCTGCGCATCGGCCGCGCGACGGCGGACCCGCGCTACGCCGACTTCGTCCATGCCGAATGGAAGGCGACGACCGACTATCTCTTCGACCCCGCCGAAGACCTTTATTTCCGCGACAGCCGCTTCTTCGACCAGCGCGACGCCAAGGGGCGCAAACTGTTCTGGAGCCGCGGCAACGGCTGGGTGATGGGCGGGCTGGTCCGCGTGCTGCAAATGCTCGACGACGACGATCCGCAGCGCCCCTATTATGAGGGGCTGTTCCGGGAAATGGCGGCGAAGCTGGTAACGCTGCAAAAGGCCGACGGCTATTGGCCGGCGTCGTTGCTCGACAGCGACCCCGGCACCCCGCCCGAATCGAGCGGCACCGCCTTTTTCACCTATGCCTTTGCCTGGGGCGTCGACAACGGGCTGCTCGACCGGCGCGTTTACCAGCCCGCGGCGATCCGCGGCTGGCATGCGCTTGGCCGCGCGATCCAGTCCGACGGCATGCTCGGCTGGGTCCAGCAGGTCGGCGACCGTCCCGACAGCGTTTCGGCAGAGGAAACGCAATTCTACGGCACGGGCGCGTTCATCCTCGCAGGCACGGCGCTCTACGATCTGGCGCAAGCGCGAGCCGCACGCTGA
- a CDS encoding DUF4861 family protein — MRGPLLGCALLAVTATAQDHRPLRPATAEERAARAAVTIADYRYDDLLWENDRIAYRIYGRALEAAEPPSSSGIDAWGKRVRWPYMDRQLRTGDQHSDHGEGLDFYNVGTGRGVGGLGIWYDNKLWTSRNYVRPEIIGAGPEVADFTVDYDPWPVDTVRTVRETRRFTLPAGTNFTRMVSTIGSDDEAELVVGIGISKRPTGGGQPGEVSRDAAASRLSWWGPADGDKGRMAAAVIVDPAAFAGFAEDADNILILVRVRPGRPFVYYAGAAWDRGGDFATRGEWQAYVDRQRPDFRPPPDFRPAGAGP, encoded by the coding sequence ATGCGCGGACCGTTGCTCGGCTGCGCGCTGCTTGCTGTGACGGCCACCGCGCAGGATCACCGGCCGCTCCGCCCGGCGACGGCGGAGGAACGCGCCGCACGCGCTGCGGTGACGATCGCCGATTATCGCTACGACGATCTTTTGTGGGAAAACGACCGCATCGCGTACCGCATTTACGGCCGCGCGCTGGAGGCGGCCGAACCGCCGTCGTCGTCGGGGATCGACGCGTGGGGCAAGCGGGTGCGCTGGCCCTATATGGACCGCCAGCTACGAACCGGCGACCAGCATAGCGACCATGGCGAAGGGCTCGATTTCTACAACGTCGGCACCGGCCGCGGGGTCGGGGGGCTCGGCATCTGGTACGACAACAAGCTGTGGACCTCGCGCAACTATGTGCGGCCGGAGATTATCGGCGCCGGGCCTGAGGTTGCCGACTTTACGGTCGATTACGACCCGTGGCCGGTCGACACGGTACGAACGGTGCGCGAGACGCGGCGCTTCACCTTGCCGGCGGGCACCAATTTCACGCGCATGGTATCGACGATCGGTTCGGATGATGAGGCCGAGCTGGTCGTCGGCATCGGCATCTCGAAACGGCCGACGGGCGGCGGGCAGCCGGGCGAGGTGAGCAGGGATGCCGCTGCTTCGCGACTGAGCTGGTGGGGCCCCGCCGACGGCGACAAGGGGCGGATGGCGGCGGCGGTCATCGTCGATCCCGCGGCCTTCGCGGGCTTTGCCGAGGATGCCGACAATATTCTGATCCTCGTCCGGGTCCGGCCGGGGCGACCGTTCGTCTATTATGCCGGCGCGGCGTGGGATCGCGGCGGCGATTTCGCGACGCGCGGCGAGTGGCAGGCCTATGTCGACCGCCAGCGTCCCGACTTCCGCCCGCCCCCCGACTTCCGGCCGGCCGGTGCAGGGCCCTAG
- the flgM gene encoding flagellar biosynthesis anti-sigma factor FlgM, with product MSGDSKIGVQAVGGLVRTGATRRIASESAAATRPPVRVAAQDALPVARLITMAGELAAQGPSVDVSRVAALRTAIAGGSYTPDAAATAKAMLAFQKGSGA from the coding sequence ATGTCGGGTGACAGCAAGATCGGGGTGCAAGCCGTCGGCGGCCTTGTCCGCACCGGCGCCACGCGCAGGATCGCAAGCGAAAGCGCTGCGGCGACACGGCCGCCGGTCCGCGTGGCGGCGCAGGACGCCCTGCCCGTTGCCCGGCTGATCACGATGGCCGGCGAACTCGCCGCACAGGGACCGTCGGTCGACGTGTCGCGCGTCGCGGCGCTGCGCACCGCCATCGCCGGCGGCAGCTATACCCCCGATGCGGCCGCCACCGCCAAGGCGATGCTGGCGTTCCAGAAAGGCAGCGGCGCCTGA
- a CDS encoding FadR/GntR family transcriptional regulator → MAVTKAASLADDLVQRFEEQIETGDMPPGSRFPTEKAITEAFGVSRTVVREAYSRLAARGLLVSRRGSGAYVADGAHYRAFQVTPDETGKIEDVLQLLEMRMGFEAEMAELAARRRTVADLAEIGAALRAMDESTDVDGSVAADTAFHAAIARATGNPYFIRFTQFLGVRLVPSRQLYLQGSDAAQHQRYARTINRDHRAIHAAIEAGDAAAARRAARRHIEKSIARYRTLLEAGAARPPGPDEKFSG, encoded by the coding sequence ATGGCGGTAACCAAGGCGGCGTCGCTGGCGGACGATCTCGTCCAGCGCTTCGAGGAACAGATCGAAACGGGCGATATGCCGCCGGGATCGCGCTTTCCCACCGAGAAAGCGATCACCGAGGCGTTCGGGGTCAGCCGCACCGTCGTGCGCGAGGCCTATTCGCGCCTCGCCGCGCGCGGCCTGCTCGTGTCGCGGCGCGGATCGGGCGCCTATGTCGCCGACGGCGCACATTACCGCGCTTTTCAGGTGACGCCCGACGAAACCGGCAAGATCGAGGATGTGTTGCAGCTCCTGGAAATGCGTATGGGGTTCGAGGCGGAAATGGCCGAGCTCGCGGCGCGACGGCGAACCGTCGCGGACCTTGCCGAAATCGGCGCGGCGCTCCGGGCGATGGACGAAAGCACCGACGTCGACGGGTCGGTCGCCGCCGACACGGCGTTTCACGCGGCAATCGCGCGCGCTACCGGCAATCCCTATTTCATCCGTTTCACCCAGTTTCTCGGCGTGCGGCTGGTCCCGTCGCGCCAATTATATCTGCAGGGCAGCGACGCCGCGCAGCACCAACGCTATGCCCGGACGATCAACCGCGACCATCGTGCGATCCATGCCGCGATCGAGGCGGGCGATGCCGCCGCGGCGCGGCGTGCCGCCCGGCGGCATATCGAAAAATCGATCGCGCGGTACCGGACCTTGCTCGAGGCCGGCGCGGCGCGCCCGCCGGGCCCGGACGAAAAATTTTCGGGATGA
- the manD gene encoding D-mannonate dehydratase ManD, producing the protein MPKIVSGRVIVTSPGRNFVTLKVACDDGTTGVGDATLNGRELAVASYLADHVVPCLIGRDAHRIEDIWQYLYKGAYWRRGPVTMAAIAAVDMALWDIKGKVAGLPVYQLLGGASRDGCMVYGHANGTTIAETIEAALDYRRQGYKAIRLQCGVPGMASTYGVSKDRYFYEPADNDLPTENIWSTAKYLRVVPELFAAAREALGWDVHLLHDVHHRLTPIEAARLGKDLEPYRPFWIEDATPAEDQEAFRLIRQHTTTPLAVGEIFSSVWDCKALIENRLIDYIRATVLHAGGITHMRRIASLADLYQIRTGCHGATDLSPVTMAAALHLGLAIPNFGIQEYMRHTAETDAVFPHAYRFADGMLHPGDAPGLGVYIDEALAETFPYARAYLPVNRLEDGTMWSW; encoded by the coding sequence ATGCCGAAGATCGTGTCAGGGCGCGTCATCGTGACGAGCCCGGGGCGCAATTTCGTGACGTTGAAGGTCGCATGCGACGACGGCACCACCGGGGTCGGCGATGCGACGCTGAACGGCCGTGAGCTCGCGGTGGCCAGCTATCTGGCCGACCATGTCGTCCCGTGCCTGATCGGGCGCGACGCGCACCGGATCGAGGATATCTGGCAATATCTCTACAAGGGCGCTTATTGGCGGCGCGGCCCGGTGACGATGGCGGCGATCGCCGCGGTCGACATGGCGCTGTGGGACATCAAGGGGAAAGTCGCGGGGCTGCCCGTCTATCAGTTGCTCGGCGGCGCGTCGCGCGACGGCTGTATGGTCTATGGCCACGCCAATGGCACGACGATCGCCGAGACGATCGAGGCGGCGCTCGATTACCGGCGGCAGGGTTACAAGGCGATCCGCCTGCAATGCGGCGTACCGGGCATGGCGTCGACCTATGGCGTCAGCAAGGATCGTTATTTCTACGAACCCGCCGATAACGACCTGCCGACCGAAAATATCTGGTCGACCGCGAAATATCTCCGCGTCGTTCCCGAACTCTTCGCCGCGGCGCGCGAGGCGTTGGGGTGGGACGTGCATCTGCTCCACGACGTCCACCACCGGCTGACGCCGATCGAGGCGGCGCGGCTCGGCAAGGACCTCGAGCCATATCGTCCCTTCTGGATCGAGGATGCGACCCCCGCCGAGGATCAGGAGGCGTTCCGGCTGATCCGCCAGCATACCACCACGCCGCTGGCGGTCGGCGAGATCTTTTCGTCGGTGTGGGATTGCAAGGCGCTGATCGAGAACCGGCTGATCGACTATATCCGCGCCACCGTGCTGCACGCCGGCGGGATCACCCATATGCGCCGGATCGCCTCGCTCGCCGATCTCTACCAGATCCGCACCGGCTGCCACGGTGCGACCGACCTGTCGCCGGTGACGATGGCGGCGGCGCTGCACCTCGGGCTGGCGATCCCCAATTTCGGTATTCAGGAATATATGCGCCACACGGCGGAGACCGACGCGGTGTTTCCGCACGCGTACCGCTTTGCCGACGGCATGCTTCACCCCGGCGATGCGCCCGGGCTGGGGGTCTACATCGACGAAGCGCTGGCCGAAACCTTTCCCTATGCCCGCGCCTATCTGCCGGTGAACCGGCTCGAGGACGGGACGATGTGGAGCTGGTGA
- a CDS encoding sigma-70 family RNA polymerase sigma factor produces the protein MRIEPAGQFAGATGPREYAAAGGTLRPRGYPDSVERLVDEYAPLVRKIAWQVFSRVSRTSELDDLIQMGLIALIEASRHYEERGFAFATYASTRIRGAMIDQLRREADVGRSAMVANKRLKTVRATLEQHLMRAPTAAEMAEAFEMSAEEYFALERSATQGRSTSLDELTESGSFLIADDRPGAETLYEEEDVLDALRQCIDRLSEREQMVLQLYFFEELNLQEIGLTLDVSAARICQIKRDAMAKVNAMMVEMTE, from the coding sequence ATGAGAATTGAGCCCGCGGGGCAGTTCGCCGGCGCCACCGGTCCGAGGGAATATGCCGCCGCCGGCGGGACGCTGCGCCCGCGCGGCTATCCCGACAGCGTCGAACGGCTGGTCGACGAATATGCGCCGCTGGTGCGCAAGATCGCCTGGCAGGTGTTTTCGCGCGTGTCGCGGACGAGCGAACTCGACGACCTCATCCAGATGGGACTGATCGCGCTCATCGAGGCGAGTCGCCACTATGAAGAGCGCGGCTTTGCCTTTGCCACCTATGCCTCGACCCGCATTCGCGGCGCGATGATCGACCAGCTCCGCCGCGAAGCCGACGTCGGCCGCTCGGCGATGGTGGCGAACAAGCGGCTGAAGACGGTCCGGGCGACGCTCGAACAGCATCTGATGCGCGCGCCGACGGCCGCCGAGATGGCCGAGGCGTTCGAAATGTCAGCCGAAGAATATTTCGCGCTCGAACGCAGCGCAACGCAGGGCCGCTCGACCTCGCTCGACGAGTTGACCGAGAGCGGCAGCTTCCTGATCGCCGATGACCGGCCGGGCGCCGAAACATTATATGAGGAAGAGGATGTGCTGGATGCGCTGCGCCAGTGCATCGACCGGCTGTCCGAGCGCGAGCAGATGGTGCTCCAGCTCTATTTCTTCGAGGAACTGAATTTGCAGGAGATCGGCCTGACCCTCGACGTCAGCGCTGCCCGCATCTGCCAGATCAAGCGCGACGCAATGGCGAAGGTCAATGCGATGATGGTGGAAATGACCGAATAG